A window of the Gossypium hirsutum isolate 1008001.06 chromosome A03, Gossypium_hirsutum_v2.1, whole genome shotgun sequence genome harbors these coding sequences:
- the LOC107944190 gene encoding uncharacterized protein: protein MLYLCLGVIRLMEKMVKECMGLLWLVKLLLMTNIMDLWLFLLATRPTLKSVRYYFLFLFGLLDCFLHSQLSFLYSLNYYNYVKFFTSMCFFPKFSRNQKEMASRRRCCVGCLYGRLAQCWNL, encoded by the exons ATGTTATATCTATGTTTGGGAGTCATACGTTTAATGGAGAAGATGGTGAAAGAGTGTATGGGGTTACTTTGGCTGGTAAAGCTTTTGTTAATGACGAACATAATGGATCTTTGGCTGTTTTTACTAGCGACAAGGCCAACATTGAAGTCtg TGCGTTATTACTTCCTTTTCTTATTTGGCTTGCTTGATTGCTTCCTCCACTCACAATTGAGCTTCTTGTACTCACTAAACTACT ataattatgtcaagtttttcacaagcatgtgtttcttcccaaaattctcgaggaaccaaaaggaaatggcttccagaagaagatgctgcGTTGGTTGCCTGTATGGtcgacttgcacaatgttggaacctttAA